Proteins found in one uncultured Desulfuromonas sp. genomic segment:
- a CDS encoding transaminase has translation MITDKKSPYRLVSDEKLVELRAREDALFLKRTPKAEETFNNAKKMLLNGVPMPWMGDWGTTHPIFVREAVGNRLTDIDGNQYIDFCLGDTGAMFGHSPEAVAEVVSKQVRLGITTMMPTTDALDIGTELGKRFSLPLWQVAMTATEANRYVIRICRTLTGRPKVLSMNESYHGSLDETLPHIGPEGKLELRSEYDMNPAVAKDALSRVVEFNDLEQLERELAHKDCACVLAEPVMTNCGMVLPDPGYHERLRELCTKYGTYLVIDETHTFSNGYGGYTRAYGLKPDFITLGKSIAGGIPVAVYGFTSEIATLINQSFGHQGVSDPMGVGGTLSANAFAIAAMRQTLTTVATEEAFEKMFAGQERLSNGLDDILKKYSIPWSLTRSGARCELQFMPTQPRNGSEAKNHFDWELMYYTHIYLANRGVLITPFHNMMLVPPVATDEDIDCLIQLWHDCLAELVECSEGN, from the coding sequence ATGATAACCGACAAAAAATCACCTTACCGTCTCGTTAGCGATGAAAAACTTGTAGAACTCCGGGCTCGTGAAGATGCCCTTTTTTTGAAGCGCACTCCAAAAGCGGAAGAAACCTTTAACAACGCGAAGAAGATGCTGCTCAACGGTGTTCCCATGCCCTGGATGGGTGATTGGGGCACCACACATCCCATTTTCGTCAGAGAGGCTGTCGGGAATCGGCTTACTGATATCGACGGCAACCAGTATATCGATTTCTGCCTTGGAGACACCGGTGCCATGTTTGGTCATTCTCCTGAAGCGGTTGCTGAGGTTGTCTCAAAACAAGTGCGTCTTGGCATCACGACCATGATGCCGACCACGGATGCTCTCGATATCGGTACGGAGTTGGGTAAACGCTTTAGTCTGCCGCTTTGGCAAGTCGCAATGACCGCTACGGAGGCAAACCGCTACGTAATTCGCATTTGCAGAACACTGACAGGGCGTCCGAAGGTTTTGTCCATGAACGAAAGCTATCACGGCAGCCTGGATGAAACCCTGCCCCACATCGGACCTGAAGGCAAGCTTGAACTGCGTTCCGAATATGATATGAATCCAGCCGTTGCCAAGGATGCCCTGAGCCGAGTCGTTGAGTTCAATGACCTTGAACAGCTGGAGCGCGAACTGGCTCACAAGGATTGCGCCTGCGTGCTGGCCGAACCGGTCATGACCAACTGTGGCATGGTGTTACCTGATCCCGGTTATCATGAGAGACTGCGTGAACTCTGCACAAAATACGGGACCTATCTCGTCATCGATGAAACCCATACCTTTTCTAACGGATACGGTGGTTACACCAGGGCATATGGACTAAAACCAGACTTCATCACCCTTGGGAAATCGATTGCAGGAGGCATCCCGGTTGCTGTTTATGGCTTCACTTCTGAAATAGCTACATTGATAAATCAATCCTTCGGCCATCAGGGGGTCTCGGACCCAATGGGCGTCGGTGGAACCTTATCCGCAAATGCTTTTGCCATTGCTGCTATGCGTCAAACTCTTACAACGGTTGCCACTGAAGAAGCTTTTGAAAAGATGTTCGCTGGTCAAGAACGGCTATCCAATGGTCTTGATGATATTTTAAAAAAGTACAGCATCCCCTGGAGCCTGACACGCAGTGGCGCTCGCTGCGAACTGCAATTTATGCCGACACAACCAAGAAATGGTTCTGAGGCCAAGAACCATTTTGACTGGGAGCTGATGTACTATACCCACATCTATCTGGCAAACAGAGGGGTGCTGATCACGCCTTTCCATAACATGATGCTGGTGCCACCTGTCGCTACGGATGAAGACATCGATTGCCTGATTCAGCTATGGCATGACTGTCTGGCTGAACTCGTTGAATGCTCTGAGGGAAACTAA
- a CDS encoding TetR/AcrR family transcriptional regulator, which yields MTRAEQKLKSRRKLLDATIDIIASEGLDSVTFAKVSRYAGLSRGLCSFHFETKDQLMLEALRMLYKKYEMAWRSALTESVAAPENRLASMIKVLLSQPIADPKALAVLVAYWGVAPHRKTYLELFTESDLAYEESIEEVMRALANGREVINGMSLRAIAVMLTSMIDGIHVQYLIAPGHLSYEEGVQGCLTFLANFFPQFISIMDQ from the coding sequence ATGACACGTGCAGAGCAAAAACTTAAGAGTCGACGCAAACTACTGGATGCCACAATTGACATTATTGCCTCAGAAGGTTTGGATAGCGTGACATTTGCGAAGGTATCTCGCTATGCGGGACTCTCACGAGGGCTGTGCAGCTTTCATTTTGAGACCAAAGATCAGTTAATGCTTGAGGCCTTGCGCATGCTGTATAAAAAGTATGAAATGGCTTGGCGCTCAGCCCTCACAGAATCCGTTGCGGCCCCTGAAAATCGTCTGGCATCAATGATCAAAGTTCTACTGAGTCAACCCATCGCTGATCCCAAAGCCTTAGCAGTTTTAGTTGCTTACTGGGGGGTCGCGCCGCACAGAAAGACGTATCTAGAACTCTTTACTGAAAGTGATCTCGCCTATGAAGAGTCCATTGAAGAGGTTATGAGAGCATTGGCAAATGGTCGGGAAGTGATTAATGGAATGAGCTTGCGAGCTATTGCCGTGATGTTGACCAGCATGATTGATGGCATTCATGTTCAATACCTGATAGCTCCGGGACATCTGAGTTATGAAGAAGGAGTTCAGGGCTGCCTGACATTTCTGGCAAATTTTTTTCCGCAGTTTATCTCGATCATGGATCAGTGA